A genomic stretch from Camelus ferus isolate YT-003-E chromosome 29, BCGSAC_Cfer_1.0, whole genome shotgun sequence includes:
- the LOC102524538 gene encoding cytochrome P450 7A1: MMSMSLIWGIVTAVCCCLWLILGMRRRQVGEPPLENGWVPYLGCALQFGANPLEFLRANQRKHGHVFTCKLMGNYVHFITNPLSYHKVLCHGKYLDWKKFHFTASAKAFGHRSIDPSDGNTTDNISKTIIKTLQGEALGSLTETMMENLQLVLRARLVPEPKAAAWATEGMYSFCYRVMFEAGYFTLFGRDLTGQDAQKALILNTLDNFKQFDKIFPALVAGFPIHVFKTGRHAREKLAEGLRLQKLRRRDHISELVRFLNDMLSTRDDTEKAKSLLAVLWASQANTIPATFWSLFQMIRNPEAMKAATEEINKTLENADQKVSVEGNPIYLNQAQLDAMPVLDSIIKESLRLSSASLNIRTAKEGFTLHLQDGSYNIRKDDIIALYPQLMHLDPEIYPDPLTFKYDRYLDENGKTKTAFYSNGLKLKYYYMPFGSGATICPGRLFAVQEIKQFLILMLSYFELELVESQVKCPPLDQSRAGLGILPPLNDIEFKYKLKQL, encoded by the exons atgatgaGCATGTCTCTGATCTGGGGGATTGTTACAGCCGTGTGCTGTTGTTTATGGCTTATTCTTGGCATGAGGAGAAG GCAAGTGGGTGAACCGCCTCTGGAGAATGGGTGGGTCCCGTACCTGGGCTGCGCGCTGCAGTTTGGGGCCAACCCCCTCGAGTTCCTCAGAGCCAATCAGAGGAAACACGGTCACGTGTTCACCTGCAAACTCATGGGAAACTACGTCCACTTCATCACCAACCCCTTGTCGTACCACAAGGTGTTGTGCCATGGAAAGTACTTAGACTGGAAAAAATTTCACTTCACTGCTTCTGCAAAG GCATTTGGGCACAGAAGCATTGACCCGAGTGATGGAAACACCACAGACAACATAAGTAAAACCATCATCAAAACCCTGCAGGGCGAGGCCTTGGGCTCCCTCACAGAAACCATGATGGAGAACCTCCAGCTTGTCCTGAGAGCCCGGCTGGTCCCCGAACCCAAGGCGGCGGCCTGGGCGACGGAGGGGATGTATTCCTTCTGCTACCGAGTGATGTTCGAAGCCGGGTATTTCACACTCTTTGGCAGAGATCTTACAGGGCAGGATGCCCAAAAAGCACTTATTCTAAATACCCTCGACAACTTCAAGCAGTTTGACAAAATCTTCCCGGCCCTGGTAGCAGGCTTCCCCATTCACGTGTTCAAGACGGGACGCCACGCCCGGGAGAAACTGGCGGAGGGCTTGAGGCTGCAGAAACTCAGGAGGAGAGACCACATCTCGGAACTGGTCAGGTTTCTGAATGACATGCTCTCTACCCGGGATGACACGGAGAAGGCCAAGTCGCTCCTCGCTGTCCTCTGGGCATCGCAAGCAAACACGATTCCGGCGACCTTCTGGAGCTTATTTCAGATGATTAG GAACCCTGAAGCCATGAAAGCAGCtactgaagaaataaacaagacaCTAGAGAACGCTGATCAAAAAGTTAGCGTAGAAGGCAATCCGATTTATCTGAATCAAGCACAGCTGGATGCCATGCCTGTGCTAG acAGTATCATCAAGGAGTCTCTGAGGCTTTCCAGTGCGTCCCTCAACATCCGGACAGCTAAGGAAGGTTTCACTCTGCACCTCCAGGACGGTTCCTACAACATCCGCAAAGATGACATCATAGCTCTTTATCCGCAGTTAATGCATTTAGATCCAGAAATCTACCCAGACCCTTTG ACTTTTAAATATGATCGCTATCTTGATGAAAACGGGAAGACAAAGACAGCCTTCTATAGTAACGGACTCAAGTTAAAATACTACTATATGCCCTTTGGGTCAGGGGCTACAATATGTCCTGGAAGATTATTTGCTGTCCAGGAAATCAAGCAATTTTTGATTCTGATGCTTTCCTATTTTGAACTGGAGCTTGTGGAGAGCCAAGTCAAATGTCCCCCTTTGGACCAGTCCCGTGCCGGCTTGGGCATTTTGCCACCATTAAATGACATTGAGTTTAAATATAAACTCAAGCAGCTGTGA